The Heterodontus francisci isolate sHetFra1 chromosome 4, sHetFra1.hap1, whole genome shotgun sequence DNA window gatgtggctgtgaaagcgagttttggtagatacctgatcaaacacgAGATGGGAAACAGAAAGGAATGAAGATAAACAAGGTAAAAGAAACAAATAGAAATCCCATTGGAGAGAAGGGCAGAACTTCttcaaagtaaaggcctgctcaagtcacaaaaaaaaccgacccgagcccgacggaaccacatcggacccaagcccgacctggcccgagtccctccatttcccTGCCCACAccgaacccgacccaagcctgaaccgccctgacccgacccgagcccaacccgaccaccgcaatgttcccttcacttaccttccgattcccaatctgccggaagctgcagcatgggcgtgatgacgtcatagagacgctcactgcgcagactcagtttccctgcttgatgtCTCAGACTCGCAGCTGAGGTaagttttaacttttaacacttaccttgctgtgtgtgtctgacccagatcctgcctgacctgacccgagcccgaaggctGGACCTGAAgagcagcccgacccgacccgaacccgacacatgttgtccggTCCCGTCGGgtacgggtcgggtagcaggcctttacttcaaaGTGAGAATTCCTGGAAGGGAAGTGGCAGTGAGAAAACActattgcaaaagcaaaatactgcagctgctggaaatcttaaataaaaacagaaaatgctggaaatacttaacagatctggcagcatctgtggagagagagagacagagttaacatttcattgaatGACCTTTCTccagaactggaaaaaattagaaatgtaacaagttttaagcaagtacagaggcaagaAAATGacagggaaagaacaaaaggaaggtccgtgatagggtggaaagcagtAGAGATTAAATGAAAAAGGGGATGATAGAGCAAGGCGAAAGGAGATgacaatggggcaagtaaagaagcaAGAGATGTGTTGAGAGGAGGTGTGAAATGAGAAAGCAAAATCATCAACAACTGCCATTTATAAATAAAGAACAAAAAacataaaaagagaaaaaataattgGTGCTGTGGTCATGATctcaaattgttgaactcaatattcaatCTAGAAGACTGTAAATTGCCTGATTGAAAGCTGCTTTACCTCAAATTTATGTCGCACTTCATTCGAACAGtggaggaggccaaggacagagaggttagaGTGGAAGTGgaacggagaattaaaatgacaggtgaccagaagcttggggtcacacttgcagactgaatggaggtgttccgcaaagtagtcACCAGATCtaacgtagaggagaccacattgagagcagctaatacagtatactaaattgaaagaagtacaagtaagttgcTAATTCACCTTGAAGAGgtctttggggccttggacggtgaggagagaggagataaaaggcaggtgttgcatcaCTAACACTtggatgggaaggtgccgtgggagggGGAGGATGTTTTGGGGTAATTGAAGAGTGGACTAGGTTCCCTCACGGAGGGAACGGTACCTTtggaatactgaaaggggaggagaagatgtgtttggtggtggcttcACGCTGGAGGTGGTTGAAATGATGAAAAATGATCTGTTgaatgtagaggctggtggggtggaaagtgatggCATGAAGAACACTAttatggttctgggaggggggataGGGGTGAGAGCGGAAGTTCAGGTAATGGAATGGATACGTTTGAAAGCCCTGCCAAcaacagttgaggaaaaaggaaggctttGGAAGCACTGTTATGGAGGTTTGCATCGTCAGCACAGATGCGAGGGAGATGGGGATACTGGGAGAATTGAATAAAGTTCTTAAAGGAACTGGGATGTGATTTTTAATGGAACTTTCTTCTCTGAAACATAGAAGTTTAAGGAGGATTAATGAAAGTTTACAAAAATAAGTAAGGTTTCAAGGGCCAAATAGTGAAAGATGTTTCTGCTGGGTGGCAAATTGGTAATAAGAGTGTACAGACTGTGAATAATTACAGAAAAAAATGAAGGTGCAAGTTCAGAGTTTTTTTCATACAGAAGCTTACTGGAACACAAAGTGCTTTACCACAAACACCTATTGAGGTAAGTAACATCATTTAAAAGGCAATTGAtgcaattgaataaatatttgcaaaAGAATATGGGAAAGGTGTAGAGAGACAGGGTCAGAATAAAAAGCTCTGGCTGGAGAACTGGTACTAGCATAGGTGAGATAAGCTGAATGGTTTCCTTTTGCACTGTAATCTCTATGATTTGATAGATAAACTTGAGTGTAAATTGACGAGAAAAATATGTTCAAAACTGAACTATGGAGTGAGAAACACACAGGAAatggacagagaaatagagaaaaaaagtGTATAAGCATTTGACCATGTGTGActtagcaaaactaaagtcaatgggaatcaggggaaaaacgttccacaggttggagtcatatctagcacaaaggaagatggttgtggttgttggaggtcacacatctcagccccaggacattgctgtaggagttcctccgGGTAATGTCTTtgccccaaacatcttcagctgcttgattaATGATcttttctccatcataaggtcaaaagtggggatgtttgctgacaattgcacagtgcttagtaccattcgcaactcctcaggtactgaagcagtccgtgtccagatgcagcaagacctggacaacattcagtcttgggctgataagtgacaagtaacattcgaggcacacaagtgccaggcaacaaccatctccaacaagagagaatctaacgaacaccgaatgccccactatcaacatcctgagggttaccattgaccggaaacttaatTGGATGagccatataattactgtggctgcaagaacagatcagaggctgggaattctgtggcaagtgacttaCCTCATGAGCCCCCAAAGTAGGTCCACCGttgacaaggcacaggtcaggactgtgatggaatactcttcacttgcttggatgagcgtggctccaacaacactcaacaagctcaacaccatccaggacaaagcaacccacttgatcggcaccccatccaccaccttaaacgttcactccctccaccactggcacacagtggcagcagtgtgtaccatctacaagatgcactgcagcaactcatcaagcttccttcgacagcaacttccaacccacgacttctaccacctacaaggcaagcagcagatgcatgggaataccatgacttgcaagttcccctccaaatcacacaccatcctgtattagaattatatcgccgttcctccactgccgctgggtcaagatcctggaactccctccaaacagcaatgtgggtgtacctatcccaaatggactgcagtggttcaagaagggagctcaccaccaccttttcaagggtaattagggatgggcaacaaatgctggccctgccagagaCACTCACCTCccctgaaagaattaaaaaaagatggTCTAACAATTCCTATATTTCTGGATGCACAGAAGAGGAGACAAAGGAAAGGACAAATTATAAAAAGAGTATGTGAGTCATACCGAGGAAGAGAGAAAAAAGTGAGTCAGGGAAAGAAAGAAATACAAAAAAACAGACTAGGAGGCCAGTACAATAAAGAAGACTTGTGGTTAGCATCTATGAGCAACATTGCAAGCGACTATCAGGTTATAAATCATTGTCTAAATATCCTTCACAATCTCTTTTCTCAAAATAAGCACTACAAAGACTACTAATAAAATCATTATAGTGGCACTTTATCCATATTCAGCCATTTCTTCTCTCAATTTCATTCCACATGATTAAAATGTTTTAGTTTTGTTGCACTGCTGGCGGAAAGTTGGTCAAGAGGATGGTTATCATCAAGGGCAGGTGGGAGGGGGCAAGACAAGTGACTGATGTCATATTATGTAAGTGAATATCACCATCTAGAGCAGCATGTATTTGAGTGAAGCCTCAAACAGATGAATTTCTGCTAATTAATCTCTAATGGTTAATCTTTAAATCAGAAAATTGTAACAAAACTCAAAACCCCAACAACTCAATAGTGAAATAAATTGAAGCATCACTATTTACTTATGCTTAATTCATTGTACACATTTACAAGTGATGCTTTTTTGCCTAGTAGGGCTTACGTGGTTTAAAATGGTGCAAAAAGCATTACATACTCTTAGTCATGATTTTCAACTTAGTACAATCGCTTTAAAGTGAAACTTTATGAACACTGTTGTTTATTCTTTTGTCCAACTTTTCAAGGACAAGGTTTTCACTGCGCTTGTAGGGATTTTTGTCTGCTCGACTTCTGCTACAATCATCTATAGCCTCCGAGTTGGTAGCTAAAGGATCTTGCCCGATTTTGTTCTGTGCTGTTAAAATGACTTTGTTGGACATCCGATGAGAATATGTCTCTCGGTGCTTGACTTCAGAAGAGCACCGCTGAAACTTAAAGGCAGCCTGAAACCCTCGTCGAAAATTCTCGTTGAAATAGCCGTAGATGATGGGGTTGACACTGCTGTTGCAGAAGGCTAACCAGTGGGCAAAGGGATAAATGAACAAATTGATTATTCTCAACTGACTGTGCGACAGCCTTGCGTAGTCAGACAACATCATTAGAGTCCAGAGTGGGAGCCATGATAAGGTAAACAGCAGGGCTACAATGGCCAACATCTTGATCACCCGTTGCTTTTTTTTTGACACAGTATTGCGATTTTCCTGGTGAGACACTTCGCCAACAGGTATGCTGGTTTTAAACAAGGTAATTCCAATCCTTGCATACATAATAACTATGAGCGACAGAGGGGCCAAGTAAATGTTGGAAAATAAGACTGTGGTGTAAATCTTTCTCATTTTCGGAGTTGGCCATGCCTCGTAACATTGATAGTAAGGATACATTTTCTTACTACTTTGGACAATTCTTACATTGTCAGGCAGTTTGGTAACTTGCAGCATGATTGCAGAAGGACACATTATTGAGACAGCAAGAAACCATATGACAGCGATGATAATGGTTGCGGCAGTCATGTTAAGTTTTTGTTTGAAAGGGTAGACGATGCACCTGAACCtgcaaaataaataataaaaaggaTACATTTGTTTAATATTGAAATAATTTCCATGATTTGTATATTTGGGGTATATATTTACATAAGGATAGGACTGGCAAAGCAATACAAATGGCtgagtccccagaaagggtgagaGACTCTTAAACGGTAATATAGCGCTATGGAATCATTCACAAGGGTACTTACATATGGTCTGTTCACCCAGGCTGATGGGAAAGACTCATATCTTAGGCAACTCTCTTATAAAAAGAAGCGGCAGGCTTTGATGCTGCGCCGCACGTAACATCTTAACGTAGAGATGTTGCTGGAATTCTTACTCTCAGTACTTTACATGGATAGGGTCCATTTTTTTTGAGTAAGTTTCCAgctcattatttaaaaaaaatactg harbors:
- the npffr2a gene encoding neuropeptide FF receptor 2a, which encodes MNEELDQNISAQDYHSFFSNGSTSYFHLLSNITYLPFYQHKSPIATVFIISYLLIFLLCMLGNGLVCFIVVRNRHMRTVTNLFILNLAISDLLVGIFCMPTTLVDNILTGWPFGSFVCKISGLVQGISVSASVFTLVAIAVDRFRCIVYPFKQKLNMTAATIIIAVIWFLAVSIMCPSAIMLQVTKLPDNVRIVQSSKKMYPYYQCYEAWPTPKMRKIYTTVLFSNIYLAPLSLIVIMYARIGITLFKTSIPVGEVSHQENRNTVSKKKQRVIKMLAIVALLFTLSWLPLWTLMMLSDYARLSHSQLRIINLFIYPFAHWLAFCNSSVNPIIYGYFNENFRRGFQAAFKFQRCSSEVKHRETYSHRMSNKVILTAQNKIGQDPLATNSEAIDDCSRSRADKNPYKRSENLVLEKLDKRINNSVHKVSL